One Pochonia chlamydosporia 170 chromosome 5, whole genome shotgun sequence DNA segment encodes these proteins:
- a CDS encoding exosomal core protein CSL4 (similar to Metarhizium acridum CQMa 102 XP_007815360.1) — protein MAVEELPSVATPGKVLGPTSKYISGLGTHIHEGNVVSSLLGKVDVTTPAKAPGPAKRLNKITAPAPEELPTISVARHGRKREILPDVNNVVLARVVRLMPKQAIVVIQQVGNTVLQTEWQGVIRVQDVRATEKDKVKIYESFKPGDIVKAQVISLGDQANYYLSTAANELGVIMATSEAGNDMVPVSWKEFKDPETGLSELRKVAKPT, from the exons ATGGCTGTAGAAGAATTACCTTCCGTCGCAACACCAGGAAAGGTTCTCGGCCCGACCTCAAAATACATCTCTGGCCTAGGCACACATATCCACGAGGGGAACGTCGTGTCCTCCCTTCtcggcaaagtcgacgtGACAACGCCTGCCAAGGCTCCCGGACCTGCGAAACGACTAAACAAGATTACAGCTCCCGCACCCGAAGAGCTCCCAACCATTTCCGTGGCGAGACACGGCCGCAAACGCGAGATCCTGCCTGACGTGAATAATGTCGTCTTGGCACGTGTGGTGCGACTGATGCCGAAGCAAGCCATTGTTGTAATTCAGCAAGTCGGCAACACCGTTCTCCAGACGGAATGGCAGGGCGTCATTCGCGTACAAGACGTTAGGGCCACGGAAAAGGATAAAGTCAAGATTTATGAATCATTTAAACCCGGCGATATTGTCAAAGCACAAGTG ATATCTCTTGGAGACCAAGCGAATTACTACTTGTCGACAGCAGCGAACGAGCTTGGAGTTATTATGGCCACGAGCGAGGCTGGAAATGACATGGTGCCTGTGAGCTGGAAGGAGTTTAAGGACCCAGAGACAGGATTAAGCGAGCTGAGGAAAGTGGCTAAGCCTACTTGA